A stretch of Anaerobiospirillum thomasii DNA encodes these proteins:
- a CDS encoding Na/Pi cotransporter family protein has protein sequence MLTLLNLISGVAMLSWGIYMTKSGMLRTFGDKINVFLSKSLTSRLWMLNSMFSGVAITALVQSSNATAMLVSSFLSKNLIALTPSLVIMLGANVGSALMARILTFDLSFLCPVLLSVGIFLFLSRRQSKVGKAGRILIGLGIILLALEIIVSTTRPIAQSNTMQLILSSLSGEFTICIIFGALLAIICYSSLAAVILTSSLCAAQSLDLLSALFLVIGANLGSCALEILGSLSQGTGAKRVMLGNFLFKATLALIYIVLLQSSDFYRLDMDESQEVIWFHVTFNLSALALMLPLSSLYAKALMHLIADVKIQSIDETEPVYLDTGALGNAPLARINAIKEILRLGGFLHEMLQLFELSLTGKTGHSQRIEQRAHVIEMLSIKVRQYLNAIDDGVMSHDEGYYQTVGALISCIQGSDLIKRMQSDVSFLNHSRDHNFSAYARSDLIKLCKNANENLAVALNALMTGSDEYVSQLMQSKIKYRKMTEKYTIRQMNAQTQESDGADISAIVVGIIGDLRQLNAIFCAIGKKSGAMASAPESDTAMLSDLS, from the coding sequence ATGCTGACATTATTAAATCTTATATCAGGTGTAGCTATGCTCTCATGGGGCATCTACATGACAAAAAGCGGAATGCTAAGAACCTTTGGTGACAAGATTAATGTCTTTTTAAGCAAAAGCCTTACCTCAAGGCTGTGGATGTTAAACTCGATGTTCTCGGGCGTGGCTATTACCGCCCTGGTACAGAGTTCAAATGCCACAGCCATGCTTGTATCATCATTTTTATCCAAAAATCTTATTGCACTGACCCCATCTTTGGTGATTATGCTAGGTGCCAATGTGGGCTCAGCGCTTATGGCCAGAATCTTAACCTTTGATCTGTCCTTTTTATGTCCTGTACTTTTATCTGTTGGCATCTTTTTATTTCTGAGCCGCAGACAAAGTAAGGTGGGCAAGGCCGGCCGTATTTTAATCGGCCTTGGTATTATTCTTTTAGCCCTTGAGATAATAGTCAGCACCACAAGACCTATAGCGCAGTCTAATACTATGCAGCTAATTCTCTCATCACTTAGTGGTGAGTTTACCATCTGCATTATCTTTGGTGCGCTGTTGGCTATAATCTGCTATTCATCGCTTGCTGCTGTGATTTTAACATCTTCACTGTGTGCAGCGCAGTCACTTGATCTGCTCTCTGCCTTATTTTTGGTTATAGGCGCCAATCTTGGCAGCTGCGCACTGGAGATTTTAGGCTCGCTAAGTCAGGGAACAGGGGCTAAAAGAGTAATGCTTGGCAACTTTTTATTCAAAGCCACGCTGGCACTAATCTATATAGTATTGCTGCAAAGCAGTGATTTTTACAGACTTGATATGGATGAGTCGCAGGAGGTTATCTGGTTTCATGTAACCTTTAATTTAAGTGCACTGGCTCTGATGCTGCCGCTGTCATCACTGTATGCTAAAGCTCTGATGCATTTAATAGCAGATGTAAAGATTCAAAGTATTGATGAGACTGAGCCTGTGTATCTTGATACTGGTGCTCTTGGCAATGCACCTTTGGCTCGTATCAATGCCATAAAGGAGATTTTACGCCTGGGTGGTTTTTTACATGAAATGCTGCAGCTTTTTGAGCTGTCACTTACAGGCAAGACAGGGCATTCGCAGCGTATTGAGCAAAGGGCGCATGTCATTGAGATGTTATCTATAAAGGTAAGGCAGTATCTAAATGCCATAGATGATGGCGTGATGTCACATGATGAGGGCTATTATCAGACGGTGGGAGCTTTAATCTCATGCATACAGGGCAGCGATCTTATAAAAAGAATGCAGTCTGATGTGAGTTTTTTAAATCACAGCAGGGATCATAATTTCTCGGCCTATGCCCGATCGGATCTGATTAAGCTTTGTAAAAATGCCAATGAAAATCTGGCAGTTGCCTTAAATGCGCTGATGACTGGCTCTGATGAGTATGTATCACAGCTTATGCAGAGCAAGATAAAGTACAGAAAAATGACAGAGAAGTATACTATAAGGCAGATGAATGCTCAGACACAGGAAAGTGACGGGGCTGATATAAGTGCCATTGTGGTGGGTATTATAGGCGATCTGCGCCAGCTTAATGCCATATTCTGTGCCATAGGTAAAAAAAGCGGCGCCATGGCATCAGCCCCTGAGAGCGATACAGCTATGCTCTCAGATCTGTCATAA
- a CDS encoding MFS transporter, with translation MKVVMARLMAMMFVQYVVQGAWVLTLGLVLSSYNMADIIGNAYAVLGVATILSPMFVGMVADRFFATEKVLALMHLLLAAVVYLTSMFIVGENKMMVLAGLFFVGLIYYPTVALTNSIAFSHVDGSRHFPVIRMFGSIGYVALGLFIGEMGWSGDVMTWYVASITALIMSAYCLTLPHTPPKMAGREFSMRDLLCLDAFALFKDKYFTIMMLSILVLMVPKTAYSAYIPVFLKAIGFDNAASMMQIGVAMEVLFVFLIPFFLLKFGFKVTLMTGMICWAIRSALFAEAAVSGNTMLVIIGLVLQGICWDFFFSVADIYADKKAGENIKAQAQSLRFIASNGVGLFFASSVCGYIFNSQVSDTSAAGLPQWYSFWYIAGAIAAAVFVAFLVFFKDDVSNSQESK, from the coding sequence ATGAAAGTGGTTATGGCACGCCTGATGGCGATGATGTTTGTACAGTATGTGGTACAGGGAGCCTGGGTTTTAACCCTGGGTCTGGTTTTAAGTTCCTATAATATGGCTGATATTATTGGCAACGCCTATGCAGTTTTAGGTGTGGCTACAATTTTATCTCCTATGTTTGTAGGTATGGTGGCAGACAGATTCTTTGCCACAGAAAAGGTTTTAGCCCTGATGCATCTGCTACTTGCAGCTGTGGTCTATCTTACCTCCATGTTTATTGTAGGTGAGAACAAGATGATGGTGCTTGCAGGTTTATTCTTTGTAGGCCTTATCTATTATCCTACAGTGGCTCTGACCAATTCTATTGCCTTCTCTCACGTTGATGGCTCACGTCACTTCCCTGTCATCCGTATGTTTGGCTCTATAGGTTATGTAGCCTTAGGTCTGTTCATTGGCGAGATGGGCTGGTCTGGTGATGTAATGACCTGGTATGTAGCCTCTATCACTGCTCTTATTATGTCAGCCTACTGTCTGACACTGCCACATACTCCACCTAAGATGGCAGGTCGTGAGTTCTCCATGCGCGATCTTTTATGTCTTGATGCCTTTGCGCTCTTTAAAGACAAATACTTTACCATCATGATGCTCTCAATTTTAGTGCTCATGGTGCCAAAGACAGCATACTCCGCCTATATTCCAGTATTTTTAAAGGCTATTGGCTTTGACAATGCCGCTTCTATGATGCAGATTGGCGTGGCCATGGAAGTGCTCTTTGTATTCTTAATTCCATTCTTCCTGTTAAAGTTTGGCTTTAAGGTTACTTTAATGACAGGCATGATCTGCTGGGCTATACGCTCTGCCTTATTTGCTGAAGCTGCAGTCTCTGGCAATACCATGCTGGTTATTATAGGTCTTGTGCTGCAGGGTATCTGCTGGGACTTCTTCTTCTCTGTTGCCGACATTTATGCTGACAAGAAGGCAGGTGAGAATATCAAGGCTCAGGCTCAGTCACTGCGCTTTATTGCCTCAAACGGTGTAGGTCTGTTCTTTGCCTCATCAGTCTGCGGCTATATCTTCAACTCACAGGTAAGTGATACCTCAGCTGCAGGTCTGCCACAGTGGTACAGCTTCTGGTATATAGCAGGAGCCATTGCCGCCGCTGTCTTTGTTGCCTTCCTGGTATTCTTTAAAGATGACGTAAGCAACAGTCAGGAGAGCAAATAG
- a CDS encoding MBL fold metallo-hydrolase, whose amino-acid sequence MLVRFLGTAASEGIPNPFCNCKICTLAREQGGKNVRSRASVMVDDCIQIDMSPEWSAQLTREGLSARGVHTTLFTHTHPDHFNVGEFVSRCVNFGYNIDSPMYVFGNDCAIKGAFNALDGLGGDRFVLKVVAPFMSFEHMGYTITPILANHARMELCYNYIIQKDGRTFLYGLDSGYLPECSFEFLAKYTIDLAVFECTYADYIEGVKSDNHLNFASLFAQCKRLRDMGVLTEHSKVYASHVSHSSAMTHEEIEQRVKDCGIEVAFDGLKLNV is encoded by the coding sequence ATGTTAGTCAGATTTTTAGGTACAGCAGCCTCAGAGGGTATTCCCAATCCTTTTTGCAACTGCAAGATCTGCACTCTGGCCAGAGAGCAGGGCGGCAAAAATGTAAGAAGCAGAGCCTCTGTCATGGTTGATGACTGCATTCAGATTGATATGTCACCTGAGTGGTCAGCACAGCTGACCCGTGAGGGGCTTAGCGCAAGAGGCGTGCACACCACACTCTTTACCCATACCCATCCTGATCATTTCAATGTAGGCGAATTTGTCTCAAGATGCGTAAACTTTGGCTATAACATTGACAGCCCTATGTATGTCTTTGGCAATGACTGTGCCATCAAGGGCGCCTTTAATGCGCTTGACGGTTTAGGCGGTGACAGATTTGTGCTTAAGGTTGTAGCTCCTTTTATGAGCTTTGAGCATATGGGTTATACCATAACCCCTATTCTTGCCAATCATGCCCGTATGGAGCTGTGCTACAACTACATAATACAAAAAGACGGCAGGACCTTCCTCTATGGCCTGGACAGCGGTTACCTGCCAGAGTGCTCATTTGAGTTTTTAGCAAAATACACTATCGATCTTGCCGTCTTTGAGTGCACCTATGCCGACTATATTGAAGGTGTCAAATCCGACAATCATCTGAACTTTGCCTCACTTTTTGCCCAGTGCAAGAGATTAAGGGATATGGGAGTGTTGACAGAGCACAGCAAAGTCTATGCCTCCCACGTCTCGCACTCCTCTGCCATGACTCATGAGGAGATTGAGCAGAGAGTTAAAGACTGCGGTATTGAAGTTGCCTTTGATGGATTGAAGTTAAACGTTTAG
- a CDS encoding alpha-D-glucose phosphate-specific phosphoglucomutase has product MTVDSKAGIEACNFNLVNIADVVSLYYENKIERSNDKYAIAFGTSGHRGSSRDGTYTRAHIEALTQAIVILRDKWGHTGPVFLGHDTHALSECAYKTALEVLCANRVDTVVACNFEVTPTPVISRQIVKHNLNSDRLSDGIIITPSHNPPEDGGFKYNPPHGGPASTYYTRQIETLANEILKDGNKAVVSLPWNEAVKSEYVHFKNMQHDYVEDLALTINMQEIAASNIALAVNPQGGSSLAYWQEIEDFYGIRLNIVNKRIDSSFSFMPYDYDGKIRMDCMSPYTMKPLTSMTDSFDFAIANDPDADRHGVVTKKGLVNSNHYLCCMMHYLLQSRKKWPQGRAVGKTIGASLMMDSIIKSSNFNVYETPIGFKWFSQGLFATDLVFGCEESAGASFLDFNGVPFVTDKDGFTAGLIGAELMAASSMSIDEYYAYLQSCFGEFFYGRDDVPITKEQKEAFKSLNESSISKDTLAGSKITKVLVKAPGNNEDIGGIKVVCEDGFFSARPSGTENLYKIYYESSKSSSHAKELHDDAVYIVNKATGL; this is encoded by the coding sequence ATGACAGTAGATAGCAAAGCAGGTATTGAGGCCTGCAATTTCAATCTGGTCAACATTGCAGATGTTGTATCTTTATATTATGAAAATAAAATAGAGCGCAGCAACGACAAATATGCCATAGCCTTTGGCACCTCAGGTCACAGAGGCAGCTCACGTGATGGCACCTATACCAGAGCGCACATTGAGGCATTAACCCAGGCCATTGTCATTTTAAGAGATAAATGGGGCCACACAGGACCTGTCTTTTTGGGCCATGATACCCATGCCTTATCAGAGTGTGCCTATAAAACAGCCCTTGAGGTTTTATGCGCCAATAGAGTAGATACAGTTGTAGCCTGCAATTTTGAAGTCACCCCAACCCCTGTTATTTCACGTCAGATAGTAAAACATAATTTAAACAGTGACAGATTGTCAGACGGCATTATTATAACCCCTTCCCACAATCCTCCAGAGGACGGTGGCTTTAAGTACAATCCACCTCACGGCGGTCCTGCCTCTACCTATTACACAAGGCAGATTGAGACACTGGCCAATGAGATTTTAAAGGATGGTAATAAAGCTGTCGTCAGCCTGCCATGGAATGAGGCTGTCAAATCTGAGTATGTGCATTTTAAAAATATGCAGCATGACTATGTAGAAGATCTGGCCTTAACCATCAATATGCAGGAAATTGCCGCATCCAATATTGCTCTTGCAGTCAATCCTCAGGGTGGCAGCTCACTTGCCTACTGGCAGGAGATTGAGGATTTCTACGGTATTAGACTTAATATTGTCAACAAGAGAATAGACTCATCCTTCTCCTTTATGCCATACGATTATGACGGCAAGATCAGAATGGACTGCATGTCTCCTTATACCATGAAGCCTTTAACCTCAATGACAGACAGTTTTGATTTTGCCATAGCCAATGATCCTGATGCCGATAGGCATGGTGTGGTGACTAAAAAGGGTCTGGTCAACTCCAATCATTATTTATGCTGCATGATGCATTATCTGCTGCAAAGCCGCAAAAAGTGGCCGCAGGGCAGAGCTGTGGGTAAAACCATTGGGGCTTCATTGATGATGGACAGCATTATAAAAAGCAGCAATTTTAACGTCTATGAAACCCCGATTGGCTTTAAGTGGTTCTCTCAGGGGCTTTTTGCAACCGATCTGGTCTTTGGCTGTGAAGAGAGCGCAGGTGCCTCCTTCCTTGATTTTAACGGTGTGCCTTTTGTAACCGACAAGGATGGCTTTACAGCAGGTCTTATTGGTGCCGAGCTCATGGCTGCAAGCTCTATGAGCATTGATGAGTACTATGCCTATTTGCAGAGCTGCTTTGGTGAATTTTTCTACGGCCGTGATGATGTGCCAATTACTAAAGAGCAAAAAGAGGCTTTTAAGTCCTTAAATGAAAGCTCAATAAGCAAAGATACCCTGGCAGGCTCCAAGATCACAAAAGTTTTGGTCAAAGCCCCAGGTAACAATGAGGATATAGGCGGTATCAAGGTGGTGTGTGAAGACGGCTTTTTCTCTGCCCGTCCATCTGGTACTGAGAATTTATACAAGATTTACTATGAGTCATCAAAGAGCAGCTCTCATGCCAAGGAGCTGCACGATGATGCAGTTTATATTGTAAACAAGGCCACTGGTCTTTAA
- the gdhA gene encoding NADP-specific glutamate dehydrogenase encodes MSYSQQIFEELSSRYPYQPEFLQAVQEVLVTLQPALDKNPAYQKHKILERITVPERSFQFKVEWLDDKGEIQVNRGYRIQFNSAIGPYKGGLRFHPTVNESVLKFLGFEQIFKNSLTGTPIGGAKGGADFDPKGKSDNEIMRFCQAFMVQLHRYIGATIDVPAGDIGVGGREIGYLYGAFKRLTTSYEGVLTGKGLTYGGSLARTEATGYGTVYFAQEMLKTRGESLEGKACAVSGAGNVAIYCCQKLKQIGAIPVTVSDSRGMIYDKNGIDVEILQQVKEVERASLTRYAELVPTAKYTPVSEYAQGRNNVWSVPCYAAFPCATQNELNLEDAKCLLANGCKCVAEGANMPSSIEAINAFLASGIAYGPAKAANAGGVATSQLEMEQNAGMCSWTFDEVDSKLHQIMVNIHNNAYQTSIEFGDKGNLVLGANIAGFRKVADTMIAQGVI; translated from the coding sequence ATGTCTTATTCACAACAGATCTTTGAAGAGCTATCCAGCCGTTACCCATATCAGCCAGAATTTTTACAGGCAGTTCAGGAGGTTTTAGTAACCCTGCAGCCTGCCCTCGATAAAAATCCTGCCTATCAGAAGCACAAGATCCTAGAAAGAATCACCGTACCTGAGCGTTCATTCCAGTTTAAAGTTGAGTGGCTTGATGACAAAGGTGAGATCCAGGTTAACCGTGGTTACCGTATTCAGTTTAATTCTGCCATTGGTCCTTACAAAGGTGGTCTGCGCTTCCACCCTACTGTAAATGAAAGCGTATTAAAGTTTTTAGGTTTTGAACAGATTTTCAAAAACTCACTGACTGGTACCCCAATCGGTGGTGCCAAGGGCGGTGCCGACTTTGATCCAAAGGGCAAGTCAGACAATGAAATCATGCGTTTCTGCCAGGCCTTTATGGTACAGCTCCATCGTTACATCGGCGCTACTATTGATGTGCCAGCCGGTGATATTGGTGTAGGCGGCCGTGAAATCGGTTATTTATACGGAGCCTTCAAGCGTCTGACCACATCATATGAAGGTGTGCTAACAGGCAAAGGTCTGACCTATGGCGGCTCACTGGCCCGTACTGAGGCTACAGGCTATGGTACTGTATACTTTGCTCAGGAGATGTTAAAGACCCGTGGGGAGAGCCTTGAGGGTAAGGCCTGTGCAGTCTCTGGTGCCGGCAACGTAGCAATTTACTGCTGTCAGAAATTAAAGCAGATTGGTGCTATCCCTGTTACTGTATCAGACTCACGCGGCATGATTTATGATAAAAACGGTATTGATGTTGAGATCCTGCAACAGGTCAAGGAAGTTGAAAGAGCTTCACTGACCCGTTATGCTGAGCTCGTACCTACCGCCAAGTACACACCTGTATCAGAGTATGCACAAGGTCGCAACAATGTATGGTCAGTACCATGCTATGCAGCCTTCCCATGTGCCACACAGAATGAGCTTAATCTTGAGGATGCAAAGTGTCTGCTAGCAAACGGCTGTAAGTGCGTAGCAGAAGGTGCCAACATGCCTTCATCAATTGAAGCTATCAATGCCTTCTTAGCATCAGGTATTGCCTACGGCCCTGCCAAAGCAGCCAACGCTGGCGGTGTTGCCACCTCACAGCTTGAGATGGAGCAGAATGCAGGCATGTGCTCATGGACCTTTGATGAGGTTGACAGCAAGCTACATCAGATCATGGTCAACATCCACAACAATGCCTATCAGACCTCAATTGAGTTTGGTGACAAGGGTAACCTCGTTTTAGGTGCCAACATTGCAGGATTTAGAAAGGTTGCCGATACCATGATTGCTCAGGGCGTAATCTAA
- a CDS encoding methyl-accepting chemotaxis protein, with amino-acid sequence MIKAFLNLKVRVKLILLFSVIIILTTMVSGYTAKKMYDSVLVADKVHDTLELRYGITDAAQDALFDLHSMIQTAIKEKEVDSRAVEEYIKRAQETHDALISQGYEKQIGTVKDNLKKYITTYRNELIYLIDSGRVREAQDAYDRRLNNYVVSSFHNLQDAVGMQIAIATERANTLSSYKPIYYILTLAAIVNIFSLLAAFVVSANIDMNLRYSIDKVTQMANSDLSEKIVASTTDEFGILNQNLENMRVKLNNKIFNIVTTVGDLSLRSDTMRTSSEHISELAHNCENRAITVAAATDQMSSTTVDIAKNCHNANDAANKARDITQDGVATVEETVNSIHDQVSQTKKDADHIATLLTQAQNIGSIVNTIEEIAAQTNLLALNAAIEAARAGEAGRGFAVVADEVRALASRTSRSTQEISNMVNNIQNDANVASESMALSVNNMDNVAQRAAKLQDILQNIIEHAQNVNTQVAQIATAAEEQTAATAEISTNMQDVTNIAQEVAEQSSTNNDFVVKASDTLNQVVADLSEFKIKA; translated from the coding sequence ATGATTAAGGCCTTTTTAAATTTAAAAGTCAGAGTAAAGCTGATTTTACTATTCTCTGTCATTATTATTCTTACCACCATGGTCTCTGGCTATACTGCCAAGAAAATGTATGACTCTGTATTAGTTGCAGACAAAGTGCATGATACTCTTGAACTGCGTTATGGCATAACAGATGCTGCACAGGATGCCCTTTTTGACCTGCATTCTATGATTCAGACTGCTATTAAAGAAAAAGAAGTTGATTCAAGGGCCGTTGAAGAATATATAAAAAGAGCACAGGAGACTCATGATGCTCTAATATCACAAGGCTATGAAAAACAGATTGGCACAGTTAAGGACAATCTTAAAAAATACATCACTACCTACAGAAATGAGCTTATATATTTAATTGACTCAGGTCGTGTACGCGAGGCACAGGATGCCTATGACAGACGTCTTAACAACTATGTTGTCAGCAGCTTCCATAACCTACAGGACGCTGTAGGCATGCAGATTGCCATTGCCACCGAGCGTGCCAATACCCTCTCATCATACAAACCTATCTACTATATTCTGACCCTAGCTGCCATTGTTAATATATTTTCACTTCTTGCAGCCTTTGTGGTCTCTGCCAATATCGATATGAATTTGCGCTACTCCATCGACAAGGTAACTCAGATGGCAAATTCAGATCTCTCAGAGAAAATTGTGGCCAGTACCACTGATGAGTTTGGTATTCTTAACCAGAATCTTGAGAATATGCGTGTAAAACTCAACAACAAGATTTTCAATATTGTAACCACTGTAGGCGATCTCTCACTCAGATCAGACACCATGCGTACAAGCTCAGAGCATATCTCAGAGCTGGCCCACAACTGCGAAAACAGAGCTATTACAGTAGCTGCCGCTACCGATCAGATGTCATCAACCACTGTTGATATTGCCAAGAACTGTCACAATGCCAATGATGCTGCCAACAAGGCTCGTGATATTACACAAGATGGTGTAGCAACTGTGGAGGAGACTGTAAACTCTATTCATGATCAGGTTTCGCAGACTAAAAAGGATGCTGATCATATTGCCACCCTGCTCACTCAGGCTCAAAACATTGGCTCTATTGTAAATACCATTGAGGAAATTGCCGCACAGACCAACCTCCTTGCTCTCAATGCCGCAATTGAGGCTGCCCGAGCCGGTGAGGCCGGACGTGGCTTTGCTGTGGTTGCCGATGAGGTACGTGCTCTTGCCTCAAGAACCTCACGCTCCACACAGGAGATTTCCAATATGGTCAATAATATTCAAAATGATGCCAATGTGGCCTCAGAGTCTATGGCTCTTAGCGTCAACAACATGGACAATGTGGCTCAAAGAGCTGCCAAACTACAGGATATTCTGCAGAATATTATTGAGCATGCCCAGAATGTTAATACTCAGGTGGCTCAGATTGCTACAGCTGCTGAGGAGCAGACTGCCGCTACTGCCGAGATCTCAACCAACATGCAGGATGTAACCAATATTGCTCAAGAGGTTGCCGAGCAGTCAAGCACCAACAATGATTTTGTGGTCAAAGCCTCAGACACGCTCAATCAGGTTGTAGCAGATCTCTCCGAGTTTAAGATTAAAGCCTAG
- the dapB gene encoding 4-hydroxy-tetrahydrodipicolinate reductase — protein MLKVGIVGISGRMGHVLWDSALGMDGLKVVCGIDRNPSSLPLGCNVEVVGNPSALSSVPDLFIDFTRPECSLSVLEYAKANNVKVVLGTTGFDDDQKALIKDYAKHIPIVFAANFSVGINILLSLIKKTASIMQDADIEIVEAHHRYKVDCPSGTALAMGEAAAAGRNVLLRDVMVSGRDGITGARQYGTIGFSSIRGGDIVGDHEVMFCTDGEIVSLNHKASSRATFARGALQSAMWLADKKPGLYSMKEVLDLQKI, from the coding sequence ATGCTTAAAGTAGGTATTGTCGGAATTTCAGGACGTATGGGCCATGTTCTGTGGGACAGCGCTCTTGGTATGGATGGTCTGAAAGTTGTATGCGGTATTGACAGAAATCCATCATCTCTGCCTCTTGGCTGTAATGTAGAGGTGGTCGGCAACCCATCAGCTTTAAGCTCTGTGCCTGATCTGTTTATTGATTTTACCCGTCCTGAATGTTCACTGTCAGTACTTGAGTATGCCAAGGCCAATAATGTTAAGGTAGTGCTTGGCACCACTGGTTTTGATGATGATCAAAAGGCTCTGATTAAAGACTATGCCAAACACATACCAATTGTTTTTGCAGCCAACTTCTCTGTAGGTATCAATATACTTTTATCACTTATTAAAAAGACTGCATCTATTATGCAGGATGCCGATATTGAAATTGTTGAGGCTCATCACCGCTATAAGGTAGACTGTCCATCTGGTACAGCTCTGGCTATGGGTGAGGCAGCTGCCGCCGGACGCAATGTGCTGCTGCGTGATGTTATGGTATCAGGCCGTGATGGTATTACAGGTGCCAGACAGTATGGCACTATAGGTTTTAGCTCAATCCGCGGTGGCGATATTGTAGGCGATCATGAGGTGATGTTCTGCACAGATGGTGAGATAGTGTCTTTAAATCACAAGGCCTCATCCCGTGCCACCTTTGCCCGCGGTGCTCTGCAGTCTGCCATGTGGCTTGCAGATAAAAAGCCTGGTCTTTATTCTATGAAAGAAGTTTTGGATCTGCAGAAGATCTAA
- a CDS encoding GNAT family N-acetyltransferase encodes MASIECKALPYEVRAEPWSPSFKEMFSIWLCRYMQKTHRVLLAFDDASGKAVGFLSMDGSRIRPYIQTFYVRPDFFRRGVGTALILKAEELVRQNGGKRLVLDVEVNNFSAIAFYQRHNFVQSRLENSHLIKMIKEL; translated from the coding sequence GTGGCTTCAATTGAATGCAAGGCACTGCCGTATGAGGTAAGAGCCGAGCCGTGGAGCCCTTCATTTAAAGAAATGTTTTCCATCTGGCTGTGCCGTTATATGCAAAAAACCCATAGGGTGCTTCTGGCCTTTGATGATGCATCAGGCAAGGCTGTTGGTTTTTTAAGTATGGATGGCAGCAGAATCAGACCCTATATTCAGACTTTTTATGTAAGACCGGACTTTTTCAGACGTGGTGTAGGCACAGCTCTGATTTTAAAGGCAGAAGAGCTGGTGCGCCAAAACGGTGGTAAAAGGCTGGTTCTTGATGTAGAAGTGAACAATTTTAGTGCAATAGCTTTTTATCAGCGCCATAACTTTGTACAATCTAGGCTTGAAAACTCACACCTGATAAAAATGATAAAGGAGCTGTAA